One genomic segment of Candidatus Thermodiscus eudorianus includes these proteins:
- the udp gene encoding uridine phosphorylase yields MPEELKSAAIPVASRGRQYHIEVGPGDIAPYVLLPGDPERADLISASWDERRLVAYHREFKTYTGVYKGAPITTTSTGIGSPSTAIAVEELLRVGAHTLIRVGTMGGILSDLEPGTLVIGTGAVRLEGTSKQYVDISYPALAHYEVVQALIEAAELLGVRYSVGVVATTDSFYLGQGRPGYKGYFTVEASSLIPSLSEIGVMGFEMESSALFTLSSIYGVRAGCICAVVANRITDKFVPNAGVEEAVAVANEAVRVLWNWDRVKESAGKRYFYPGLLRLTS; encoded by the coding sequence ATGCCTGAAGAGCTGAAGAGCGCCGCTATACCAGTCGCATCCAGGGGGCGCCAGTACCATATTGAAGTAGGTCCAGGTGATATCGCCCCCTATGTGCTTCTCCCGGGTGATCCTGAGAGGGCTGATTTAATATCTGCAAGCTGGGATGAGAGAAGGCTTGTAGCTTATCATCGGGAGTTCAAAACGTATACAGGCGTATACAAAGGAGCGCCAATCACTACTACCAGCACTGGTATAGGGTCCCCTAGCACGGCCATTGCAGTGGAAGAGTTGTTGCGTGTGGGGGCTCATACTCTGATAAGAGTCGGGACAATGGGCGGTATACTGAGTGATCTAGAGCCGGGTACTCTAGTTATAGGCACTGGTGCGGTCAGGCTGGAGGGTACTAGTAAGCAATACGTGGATATCTCATATCCGGCACTGGCACATTACGAGGTTGTTCAAGCTCTCATTGAGGCGGCAGAGTTGCTGGGTGTAAGGTATAGTGTTGGTGTTGTAGCTACTACTGATAGCTTCTACTTAGGCCAGGGCAGGCCTGGTTACAAGGGGTATTTTACAGTGGAAGCTTCTAGTTTAATTCCAAGCCTCTCGGAGATAGGCGTAATGGGCTTTGAAATGGAGTCCAGCGCGTTATTCACGTTATCCTCCATATATGGGGTTAGAGCGGGATGCATTTGTGCTGTAGTAGCAAATAGAATAACCGACAAATTCGTACCTAATGCCGGGGTTGAAGAGGCTGTTGCTGTTGCTAATGAAGCTGTAAGGGTGCTTTGGAATTGGGATCGAGTGAAGGAAAGCGCTGGGAAGAGATACTTTTATCCGGGCCTGCTCAGACTCACGTCGTAA
- a CDS encoding PfkB family carbohydrate kinase, with translation MGSSEGKRWEEILLSGPAQTHVVIGNINIDISVEVDSYPDEDTTTFARRAWIGPGGAATNYAVAVARFGHSPILVARAGEDLVRLGILDDLKKMGVDTSFVQVAKGEPPGIVVVIVAPRKSTRTMITVRGANEGVTGSMIPSEGEVVHFASVRGHVVRESRSLIGDRLATYDPGGEVYRDPGGVMEALYSGIVSVLYINDKELNNLIIKNNINIMDLVYGTDDLIIVIKKGRIGAKVITRGFEIELYPPITPNPVDVTGAGDAFNAMFNICLINKCSIKDSLKMAMAAGAAKILRRGGSNMPTLDEVLEIARNSAW, from the coding sequence TTGGGATCGAGTGAAGGAAAGCGCTGGGAAGAGATACTTTTATCCGGGCCTGCTCAGACTCACGTCGTAATAGGTAATATAAATATAGATATAAGCGTTGAAGTGGATTCGTATCCCGACGAGGATACTACTACCTTTGCTAGGCGGGCCTGGATAGGCCCAGGTGGCGCAGCGACGAACTATGCTGTAGCTGTTGCAAGATTCGGTCATTCTCCAATCTTAGTTGCCAGGGCTGGAGAGGACCTAGTTAGACTAGGGATCCTAGACGATCTGAAGAAAATGGGCGTAGATACTTCTTTTGTCCAAGTCGCCAAAGGCGAACCCCCGGGTATAGTAGTTGTTATCGTAGCTCCAAGGAAGTCTACTAGGACTATGATTACTGTTCGTGGGGCTAATGAGGGTGTAACCGGGTCTATGATCCCGTCTGAAGGGGAGGTCGTTCACTTCGCTAGTGTAAGGGGCCATGTAGTTAGGGAGTCTAGATCCTTGATAGGCGATAGGCTTGCTACATATGACCCTGGAGGGGAGGTGTACAGGGATCCTGGCGGTGTTATGGAGGCACTGTATAGTGGTATTGTGAGTGTTCTCTATATCAACGATAAAGAATTAAATAACTTAATTATAAAAAATAATATAAATATTATGGATTTAGTGTATGGGACGGACGACTTGATTATAGTTATTAAAAAGGGTCGCATAGGCGCTAAGGTAATCACTAGAGGTTTCGAAATAGAGCTATATCCACCTATAACACCTAACCCTGTGGATGTGACAGGAGCTGGAGACGCATTTAACGCAATGTTCAATATATGTCTCATAAATAAGTGTAGTATAAAGGATTCATTAAAGATGGCGATGGCCGCGGGCGCCGCAAAGATACTCAGGAGAGGGGGTTCAAACATGCCGACTTTAGATGAAGTGTTAGAGATAGCTAGGAACTCTGCATGGTAG
- a CDS encoding HTH domain-containing protein — MSAAIKVTIDLELLAMDLYKNNKKYITIQEIARRLGVSERTAGKVLSRLERLGFVKRYSSRAYELLFPQGNDRYTFMDARAIIIHKNIIKK, encoded by the coding sequence TTGAGTGCTGCGATAAAGGTAACAATAGACTTGGAATTACTCGCCATGGATCTATATAAAAATAATAAGAAATACATAACTATTCAGGAGATAGCGAGAAGATTGGGCGTCTCGGAGAGAACCGCCGGTAAGGTGTTATCCAGGCTTGAACGTCTAGGATTCGTAAAACGATATAGTAGCAGGGCCTATGAATTGTTATTCCCGCAGGGAAACGATAGATACACTTTTATGGATGCGAGAGCAATTATAATCCATAAAAATATCATAAAAAAGTAA
- a CDS encoding acetyl ornithine aminotransferase family protein, whose protein sequence is METSVPRIIVEPPGPRARSVIEKDKDLIMQSFSRWYPIVVKEAQGAVVEDVDGNLYIDMNSGLVVTNVGHRNPVVVDAIKKQLDKLIHYSLTDFYYEEAVAGAERLLSIAPISNGKVFYTNSGAESIEGVLKIARGHFRNARPYVIAFLGAFHGRTYGAMSVTASKPVQRKGFSPLVPGIIHVPYPYPYRCPFRAETAEECGESVIEYIEEWIFGKMVDPSEVSLVLVEPIQGEGGYIVPPDNFLPRLRRLTEKHGILLASDEVQAGMGRTGKWFAITHWNVTPDLMALAKGIANGLPLGAVIGRSDVMDIPRGGHANTFGGNPVALAAMMAVIDFIEKEHLLDRVSRLGEEIKKFFMDLASEVELIGDVRGKGFMIGVELVKDRKTKEPAKDEMVRVMTSAFKRGVLVVGAGVSTLRIAPPLTIPEDLLWKALEIIGDVIRDVYRSNRPS, encoded by the coding sequence GTGGAGACAAGCGTGCCTAGGATCATAGTGGAGCCTCCGGGGCCCCGGGCTAGGAGCGTTATAGAGAAGGACAAGGACCTTATTATGCAGTCTTTCAGCCGATGGTATCCTATAGTGGTTAAAGAGGCGCAAGGGGCTGTCGTGGAGGACGTAGATGGCAATCTTTACATTGACATGAACAGCGGGCTTGTCGTGACTAATGTAGGCCACCGTAACCCTGTCGTGGTCGATGCTATTAAAAAACAGTTGGATAAACTAATACATTATTCCCTCACAGATTTCTACTACGAGGAAGCCGTTGCTGGAGCCGAGAGGTTACTATCTATAGCCCCGATTAGCAATGGCAAGGTCTTCTACACGAACAGCGGAGCTGAGAGCATAGAGGGAGTCCTAAAGATCGCTAGGGGGCACTTCAGAAACGCTAGGCCCTACGTAATAGCCTTCCTAGGAGCCTTCCACGGAAGAACGTACGGCGCTATGAGCGTCACAGCAAGCAAGCCGGTCCAGAGAAAGGGCTTCTCGCCCCTGGTCCCAGGCATAATACATGTACCCTACCCCTATCCGTACAGATGCCCCTTTAGGGCAGAGACGGCAGAGGAGTGCGGCGAGTCGGTGATCGAGTACATCGAGGAGTGGATTTTCGGGAAAATGGTTGACCCTAGCGAGGTCTCTTTAGTCTTAGTTGAGCCTATTCAGGGGGAAGGCGGCTATATTGTGCCGCCGGACAACTTCCTACCCAGGCTGAGGAGGCTTACCGAGAAACACGGTATATTGCTCGCGAGCGACGAGGTTCAGGCGGGTATGGGTAGGACTGGTAAGTGGTTCGCGATCACTCATTGGAACGTGACTCCGGATCTCATGGCTTTAGCTAAGGGGATAGCAAATGGCCTCCCCCTGGGAGCTGTCATTGGAAGATCAGACGTTATGGATATACCTAGAGGAGGCCACGCGAACACCTTCGGAGGTAACCCTGTTGCGCTGGCTGCTATGATGGCTGTTATTGACTTTATCGAGAAAGAACACTTGCTTGACAGGGTTTCGAGGCTAGGAGAAGAGATTAAGAAGTTCTTCATGGATCTCGCCAGTGAAGTCGAGCTGATCGGCGATGTGAGAGGTAAAGGGTTCATGATTGGCGTGGAGCTCGTTAAAGATAGGAAGACGAAGGAGCCGGCTAAAGATGAGATGGTTAGGGTAATGACTAGCGCTTTCAAGAGAGGCGTCCTTGTGGTTGGAGCTGGGGTTTCAACGTTGAGGATCGCTCCTCCATTGACGATACCCGAGGATCTGTTGTGGAAGGCTCTCGAAATAATAGGAGACGTGATTAGAGACGTTTATCGGAGCAATAGGCCTTCTTAG
- a CDS encoding molybdenum cofactor biosynthesis protein MoaE: MRIKVRLYSIISELVGKREVSINVRDGANLQELFRYLSDNYAGFLEAIRILGKDNIIVLDDRGRRLSWSDNVKSTLVHVMPPPEGGNVAVIETGILAKGETIDLNRLVENAITSSDSTGAIAVFVGSVRSDNFGKSVKKLVYEDAGKLTALKLREIAREVLEKYKLSYLAAYHYVGELEPGDLTMIVVVASRSRKEAFPAMEELVESMKRKLPIWKKEVYDDGSYSYILGGKPYSVKS; this comes from the coding sequence TTGAGGATCAAGGTTAGACTCTACAGTATTATCTCCGAACTCGTAGGCAAGCGAGAGGTATCCATCAACGTTCGGGATGGCGCAAATCTTCAGGAGCTGTTCCGCTATCTCTCCGATAATTACGCCGGCTTTCTCGAAGCTATCAGGATCCTTGGAAAAGATAACATAATCGTACTAGACGATAGAGGCCGGAGACTATCCTGGAGCGATAACGTGAAAAGCACTCTTGTCCACGTAATGCCTCCTCCCGAGGGTGGAAACGTTGCCGTAATCGAGACCGGTATTCTAGCCAAAGGAGAGACGATAGACTTGAACAGACTGGTGGAGAACGCTATAACATCCTCCGACTCCACCGGAGCTATAGCTGTATTCGTCGGATCGGTCCGCTCTGATAATTTCGGCAAAAGTGTTAAGAAGCTTGTATACGAAGATGCTGGCAAGTTGACTGCGCTTAAGCTCAGGGAAATAGCTAGGGAAGTACTAGAGAAGTATAAGCTCTCCTATCTTGCAGCCTATCACTATGTAGGCGAATTAGAGCCTGGCGATTTGACGATGATAGTCGTTGTGGCTTCTAGGAGCAGGAAAGAGGCGTTTCCGGCTATGGAGGAGTTAGTAGAGTCTATGAAGAGAAAGTTGCCTATATGGAAGAAGGAGGTTTACGACGATGGTAGCTATAGCTACATACTGGGGGGAAAGCCGTACAGTGTTAAGTCTTGA
- a CDS encoding DEAD/DEAH box helicase: MSRESTIIEMLHPKVRELVDEKGWSSLTPVQELALPAIFNGHNVLIMAPTGEGKTEAALLPILSMMLNSRAQPVSLLYITPMKALINDIYLRVKWWTDRLGFKVARKHGDTSSSERSRRLREKPHILITTPESLEIDLDWAPKFRQNYRNLQWIIVDEVHELLASKRGAQFALQLERLRKLTGRDIQVIGLSATVGDPEWTITLLSGASQRPKSIVDPEMIKHPEISIVYTNEDSGDPWIAVARKVVEEVEKPSLIFVNSRYVAERIKGALEELNVRDVFVHHSSVSAELREEAEDKLRSGELSAIVCTKTLEVGIDVGRIRKVIQVKSPGRVASLLQRIGRSGHVRGGTPRGVIIATEPLDLLESMAIASLAVEKKVENTSIRRIPLDVLARQVQGLLLSKKKMKIDDIYALIASSPAVNVSREEFHDLIDYMVSLGTLRREGDYVRLGSGFYKIWRFRGDKGAKAWWSRDFSEFFSMINERDTFIVKYNDRIIGYIDSVFVYRHLRTGDVIRLAGGSWLIKKIDDNSGKVEVEPSDSPAEVPLWRGEGPRRSKTVAERISAILENGVPPGVEVEDYGLEILRRWSKEYRRRGLPTPSTDSVIYETYNDEHIVTVLLGSGANEVLGLIAFHEAMKVLGLNVYYRASFSGFSVKSPGLNPLETFMEINPDEIYDIVWTVLDKSPYLYQVIRDIQLSFGKIGSIDVEEDYFIVEEAKRQVIEEYLDIETAREFITMLQEGKIKVHTPMGGGLTPIAREILKAPPVKPWMPDLARRIARMLEGSALTVFELADILELAEKTVEAKIKDMRRPDYDDIRVVGFIDIDDDDWRWTLLRSLEEVVSMEEFENSFKPVRMREPLRVYIKPTQAHRPKELIVTPETVVKNYERIKQMFPQELYNVRITSAYSENRKDDVVISHYYVTADALKYLLLNAAKYIEEKYYFFY; encoded by the coding sequence ATGAGCAGGGAAAGCACTATCATAGAGATGCTCCATCCAAAGGTCAGGGAGCTCGTCGATGAAAAGGGATGGTCTAGTCTAACTCCGGTCCAAGAGTTGGCACTGCCAGCGATATTCAATGGGCATAATGTGTTGATCATGGCTCCGACAGGAGAGGGTAAGACCGAGGCCGCACTCCTACCTATTCTATCCATGATGTTGAACTCTAGGGCACAGCCGGTCTCTCTACTCTATATAACACCCATGAAGGCGTTAATCAATGACATATACCTCCGCGTTAAATGGTGGACTGACAGGCTGGGTTTCAAAGTCGCTAGAAAGCACGGCGATACCAGTTCCAGCGAAAGAAGCCGTAGACTACGGGAGAAACCTCATATACTCATTACAACCCCTGAGAGCCTAGAGATAGATTTAGACTGGGCCCCCAAGTTCCGGCAAAACTATAGGAACCTACAGTGGATAATCGTCGACGAGGTACACGAGCTACTAGCCAGTAAGAGAGGGGCCCAGTTCGCACTCCAGCTAGAGAGGCTCAGAAAGCTTACTGGCAGGGATATACAAGTGATAGGCTTATCGGCTACAGTGGGTGATCCAGAGTGGACGATAACCCTCCTCTCTGGAGCTAGCCAGCGGCCTAAAAGCATAGTAGACCCCGAGATGATTAAGCACCCAGAGATCTCTATCGTTTACACTAACGAGGACTCAGGCGATCCGTGGATTGCTGTGGCTAGAAAGGTCGTAGAAGAAGTCGAGAAACCTTCACTCATATTCGTTAACAGCAGGTATGTTGCCGAGAGGATAAAGGGGGCTCTCGAAGAGCTCAACGTTAGGGATGTATTCGTTCATCATTCTAGTGTATCAGCGGAGCTCAGAGAGGAGGCCGAGGACAAGCTCCGGAGTGGAGAGTTGTCGGCAATAGTATGTACTAAGACCTTGGAGGTCGGGATCGACGTAGGTAGGATAAGAAAAGTTATCCAGGTAAAGTCGCCTGGAAGAGTTGCTAGCCTGCTACAGAGGATTGGTAGAAGCGGGCATGTCCGTGGCGGCACTCCCAGGGGTGTAATCATAGCGACGGAGCCATTAGATCTCCTAGAGTCTATGGCTATCGCGTCACTAGCGGTCGAGAAGAAGGTAGAGAATACTTCTATCCGCAGGATACCTCTAGACGTATTGGCTAGACAGGTACAAGGTCTACTTTTATCTAAAAAGAAGATGAAAATCGACGATATATATGCACTCATAGCCAGTAGCCCAGCGGTAAACGTCTCCCGCGAGGAATTCCACGATCTAATAGACTATATGGTATCATTGGGCACTTTGAGGAGGGAAGGCGACTACGTCAGACTGGGCTCCGGGTTCTACAAGATATGGAGGTTTAGAGGTGACAAAGGTGCCAAGGCCTGGTGGAGTAGGGATTTCAGCGAGTTCTTCTCTATGATAAATGAGCGAGACACTTTTATCGTAAAATATAATGATAGGATAATAGGTTATATTGACTCTGTATTCGTATACAGGCATCTTAGAACAGGCGACGTGATACGTCTAGCCGGCGGTTCCTGGCTCATCAAAAAGATAGACGACAACTCTGGTAAAGTAGAAGTAGAGCCCAGCGATTCACCGGCTGAAGTACCCCTATGGAGAGGGGAAGGTCCGCGGAGGAGCAAGACGGTCGCCGAGAGGATATCGGCTATCCTTGAAAACGGGGTCCCTCCCGGAGTCGAAGTTGAAGATTACGGTTTAGAGATACTGCGTAGATGGTCGAAAGAGTACAGGAGACGAGGCCTGCCTACACCGTCAACGGACTCTGTTATATACGAGACCTACAACGACGAACATATAGTGACTGTACTGCTGGGGAGCGGCGCCAACGAGGTATTAGGTCTAATAGCTTTCCATGAGGCCATGAAGGTTCTAGGGTTAAACGTCTATTATAGGGCCTCGTTCTCCGGTTTTAGCGTGAAATCCCCTGGTTTAAACCCTCTTGAAACGTTTATGGAGATAAATCCCGACGAGATATATGACATCGTCTGGACTGTGCTCGATAAGAGTCCCTATCTATACCAGGTAATACGCGATATACAGCTATCTTTCGGCAAGATAGGCTCTATAGACGTCGAGGAAGACTACTTTATAGTTGAGGAGGCCAAGAGGCAGGTTATAGAAGAATACCTGGATATAGAGACGGCGAGAGAGTTCATCACCATGCTACAGGAGGGCAAGATAAAGGTACATACGCCGATGGGAGGAGGACTAACCCCCATCGCCAGAGAGATACTAAAGGCGCCGCCGGTAAAACCCTGGATGCCAGACCTGGCCAGGAGAATAGCACGCATGCTAGAGGGCTCCGCACTGACAGTATTCGAGCTGGCTGATATACTTGAACTAGCAGAGAAAACTGTGGAGGCTAAGATAAAAGACATGAGACGCCCGGATTACGACGATATAAGAGTAGTTGGATTTATCGATATCGATGATGATGACTGGAGGTGGACCCTCCTAAGATCGCTTGAAGAGGTGGTCTCGATGGAGGAGTTCGAGAACAGCTTCAAACCGGTAAGAATGAGGGAACCCCTGAGAGTTTATATAAAGCCTACACAGGCCCATAGGCCCAAGGAACTCATAGTTACTCCGGAGACGGTTGTCAAGAACTATGAACGGATCAAGCAGATGTTCCCCCAGGAACTGTATAATGTTAGGATAACCTCTGCTTATAGTGAGAATAGGAAGGATGACGTTGTTATATCTCACTACTATGTAACGGCTGACGCCTTGAAATACCTGCTCCTTAACGCGGCTAAGTACATAGAAGAGAAATATTATTTCTTCTATTAA
- a CDS encoding small multi-drug export protein, whose amino-acid sequence MITRNDVIQALSTLDPRLSTLILSFIPIIEPRFAIWAGVTIYGMPPLEALAVTITGLFILSLVITLLIEGILDSAREGMLSRIPLLQRFVVWLENRSLEKASPLIKRYGWIGLVAFVAVPLPFTGVYTGSIASVLLGIKGKRMFTGLFVGGLISVLINFMVILGYY is encoded by the coding sequence ATGATAACACGTAACGACGTAATACAGGCCCTCTCGACGCTAGACCCACGCTTGTCAACGCTCATACTGTCGTTTATCCCCATTATAGAACCGAGATTCGCCATATGGGCTGGAGTAACCATATACGGGATGCCTCCTCTAGAGGCACTAGCCGTAACAATAACCGGGTTGTTTATCTTGTCACTAGTTATAACACTCCTAATCGAGGGAATACTAGACTCTGCACGTGAAGGAATGTTGTCTAGGATACCGCTACTACAGCGCTTTGTCGTGTGGCTTGAGAATAGGAGCCTGGAGAAAGCTAGTCCCCTAATCAAGCGTTACGGCTGGATAGGACTCGTCGCTTTCGTCGCGGTGCCGTTGCCCTTCACTGGAGTCTATACAGGATCCATCGCTAGTGTACTGCTCGGTATCAAGGGAAAAAGAATGTTTACTGGCTTGTTTGTAGGGGGGCTAATTAGCGTGTTGATTAATTTTATGGTTATATTAGGTTATTATTGA
- a CDS encoding class II SORL domain-containing protein, translating to MAKFGDIIYTPEEAPEQVISKAETHTAKIEAPEVVKKGEAFEVKITVGPHEMKTHHSIRYAEVWFYEEGRPFNPVRVAKIEWEPEYTVAEASLKLTLNKSGTLYVITYCNLHGLWEARKEIKVE from the coding sequence ATGGCGAAGTTCGGAGACATCATATACACCCCGGAGGAGGCGCCCGAGCAAGTCATCTCCAAGGCCGAGACACACACAGCCAAGATAGAGGCGCCAGAGGTGGTTAAGAAAGGAGAGGCTTTCGAAGTCAAGATAACCGTCGGTCCCCATGAGATGAAGACCCACCACTCGATCAGGTATGCAGAAGTATGGTTCTATGAGGAGGGGAGGCCCTTCAACCCTGTACGAGTAGCAAAGATAGAGTGGGAACCCGAGTACACCGTCGCAGAGGCTTCGCTGAAGCTCACGCTAAACAAGAGCGGTACACTGTACGTTATAACATACTGCAACCTGCATGGACTCTGGGAAGCTAGAAAAGAGATAAAAGTCGAGTAA